One Candidatus Binataceae bacterium genomic window carries:
- the purN gene encoding phosphoribosylglycinamide formyltransferase codes for MAERPPVRLGVLISGRGSNLQAIVEAIERGDLSAKVQIVISNRADAAGLERARNHGIETAIIDHRKFASREDFDRAVLATLTAKSVELVLCAGFMRLLSHVMLEAFPNRILNTHNALLPAFPGIHGPRDAIEHGVKIAGCTVFFVTEGVDTGPIIIQAAVPVLADDSEETLAARIVAQEHRIFPEAIRLYQQGRLKIVGRKVEILGDAAEDSRSLINPELR; via the coding sequence ATGGCTGAGCGTCCACCTGTCCGCCTCGGCGTGCTGATTTCCGGCCGCGGCAGCAACCTGCAGGCGATTGTCGAGGCGATCGAGCGCGGGGACCTGAGCGCCAAGGTGCAAATCGTGATTTCGAATCGCGCCGACGCCGCCGGCCTAGAGCGCGCGCGCAATCACGGTATCGAGACCGCGATCATCGACCATCGCAAGTTTGCCTCGCGCGAGGATTTCGATCGTGCCGTCCTCGCCACTCTCACGGCGAAATCGGTCGAGCTCGTGCTGTGCGCGGGATTCATGCGGCTCTTGTCGCACGTGATGCTCGAGGCGTTTCCCAATCGCATCCTCAACACGCACAACGCACTGCTGCCGGCGTTTCCCGGAATTCACGGCCCGCGCGACGCGATCGAGCACGGCGTCAAAATCGCGGGATGCACGGTGTTCTTCGTTACCGAGGGTGTCGATACGGGTCCGATCATTATTCAGGCCGCGGTACCGGTGCTGGCCGACGACTCCGAGGAAACACTCGCGGCGCGGATCGTCGCGCAGGAACATCGTATCTTCCCCGAGGCGATTCGGCTCTATCAGCAGGGCCGCCTCAAGATCGTCGGCCGCAAGGTGGAGATTCTCGGCGACGCCGCGGAGGACTCCCGCTCACTCATCAATCCTGAACTTCGCTGA
- a CDS encoding TIGR04283 family arsenosugar biosynthesis glycosyltransferase, whose protein sequence is MALSVIVPILNEERAIVTTLGAIRRGAADAEVIVVDGGSSDRSVEAARPLADRVIDGPRGRARQMNAGAAIAIGDAFAFVHADSIVPPDFASAIKDALTDPKVVGGRFDVRLDDPRLPYRLIGALISLRSRISRTGTGDQAIFVRREVFEQLGGFPNIELCEDLDFARKLKRAGRVACLRSLVTTSARRWHNEGLIRTILRMWTIRLLYLSGVSPARLKRMYSDTR, encoded by the coding sequence GTGGCGCTGTCGGTCATCGTTCCGATCCTGAACGAGGAGCGCGCGATCGTTACAACGCTCGGCGCGATCAGGCGCGGCGCTGCTGATGCCGAGGTGATCGTCGTTGACGGTGGCAGCTCGGATCGTAGCGTCGAAGCCGCAAGGCCGCTCGCCGATCGAGTAATCGACGGTCCGCGTGGACGCGCGCGGCAGATGAATGCGGGAGCTGCGATCGCGATCGGCGATGCGTTCGCGTTCGTACACGCCGACTCTATCGTGCCGCCTGATTTCGCATCCGCGATCAAGGATGCACTCACCGATCCAAAAGTCGTCGGCGGCAGATTCGACGTCCGCCTCGATGATCCCCGCCTCCCCTACCGGCTTATTGGGGCGTTGATCAGCCTGCGCTCGCGCATCAGCCGCACCGGCACCGGCGACCAGGCGATCTTCGTCCGGCGCGAGGTTTTCGAGCAGCTCGGCGGCTTTCCGAATATCGAGCTGTGTGAGGATCTCGATTTCGCGCGCAAGCTGAAACGCGCCGGTCGCGTCGCATGCCTGCGTTCGCTCGTGACGACATCGGCACGGCGCTGGCACAACGAGGGCCTCATCCGCACCATCCTGCGAATGTGGACGATTCGACTCCTCTATCTATCAGGCGTATCGCCCGCGCGCTTAAAACGGATGTACTCGGACACCCGCTGA
- the grxC gene encoding glutaredoxin 3: protein MAKVEVYTTSYCPYCVRAKSLLSRKGITYEEIDVTDDEELRAKMIEMSGGRRTVPEIFINGKIIGGYDDLKALEDAGKLDGLLAESAPA, encoded by the coding sequence GTGGCGAAGGTCGAGGTCTACACCACCAGCTATTGCCCCTACTGCGTACGCGCCAAGTCCCTGCTTTCGCGCAAGGGTATCACTTACGAAGAAATCGACGTGACCGATGACGAGGAGTTGCGTGCCAAGATGATTGAGATGTCCGGCGGACGGCGCACTGTGCCGGAGATTTTCATCAACGGCAAGATCATCGGCGGCTACGACGATCTAAAAGCTCTCGAAGACGCCGGCAAGCTCGACGGTCTCCTGGCGGAATCGGCACCCGCCTGA
- a CDS encoding GNAT family N-acetyltransferase, giving the protein MAENGKPFVSMLFPEHHEEAAVALGRAFINDPTFRPLIPDVNDPVERVRCLTEMFRALLMIERHTGQPTFGVFVDGRVVAAAITEGRHIPSVPNMITSGIGAMPALLRGIGVGGIYRSLSLVSVLTNAHPKQPHLYLQVLGVDPAYQKRHLGAALLDHLRMEAIARPDVEGVYLETATEANVGYYSSKGYEILGEIYPLGVKMWRMFQRK; this is encoded by the coding sequence ATGGCTGAAAACGGCAAACCCTTCGTCAGCATGCTCTTCCCCGAGCACCACGAGGAAGCCGCGGTCGCGCTCGGCCGCGCCTTCATCAACGATCCGACCTTCCGACCGCTGATTCCCGATGTGAACGATCCGGTCGAGCGCGTGCGATGTCTCACGGAAATGTTCCGTGCACTCCTGATGATCGAAAGGCACACCGGACAGCCGACCTTCGGCGTATTCGTTGATGGCCGTGTCGTCGCGGCAGCGATAACCGAAGGCCGGCATATCCCGAGCGTCCCGAACATGATCACATCGGGCATCGGCGCGATGCCGGCCCTGCTGCGGGGTATCGGCGTCGGCGGTATTTATCGATCGCTGAGCCTGGTCAGCGTCCTGACCAACGCGCATCCGAAGCAGCCGCATCTGTATTTGCAGGTGCTGGGCGTCGATCCGGCGTATCAGAAACGCCATCTGGGCGCGGCCCTGCTCGATCATCTTCGGATGGAAGCCATCGCAAGGCCCGACGTGGAAGGCGTGTACCTGGAGACCGCAACCGAAGCGAACGTCGGCTACTACAGCAGCAAAGGCTACGAAATCCTCGGCGAGATCTATCCGCTAGGCGTCAAGATGTGGCGCATGTTCCAGCGCAAGTAA